One window from the genome of candidate division KSB1 bacterium encodes:
- a CDS encoding gamma-glutamylcyclotransferase: protein MNIFTYGTLMFNQVWRQVVEGNYKSKPGILFGYKRRALKGEIHPCLIKGSPGNKLEGIIYFNISDTDMQTLDRFEGPEYKRVKETCLLQNGAKVETETYVWIGNLESVSSEPWDAERFEKEGIHLFIRRYKEFIN from the coding sequence ATGAATATTTTTACCTATGGAACCCTTATGTTCAACCAGGTTTGGCGCCAGGTTGTGGAGGGAAATTATAAGTCAAAACCGGGAATTCTCTTTGGCTATAAGCGCAGGGCATTAAAGGGAGAAATCCATCCATGTTTGATAAAAGGATCGCCTGGGAACAAATTAGAAGGCATTATCTATTTTAATATTTCTGATACCGATATGCAAACTCTTGATCGATTCGAAGGACCTGAATATAAGAGGGTGAAAGAGACCTGCCTTTTACAAAATGGAGCAAAAGTGGAAACCGAAACTTATGTTTGGATTGGGAATTTGGAATCTGTCAGTTCAGAGCCATGGGATGCGGAACGTTTCGAAAAAGAAGGAATCCATTTATTTATCCGTAGATACAAAGAATTTATTAACTGA
- the trxA gene encoding thioredoxin has protein sequence MSYDLHDFTKDVIDRSHEIPVLVDFWAEWCGPCKILGPVLEELAEQQKDKWELIKLDTEQHSELAGKYGIRSIPNVKLFVDGEVRDEFVGALPKNAIEKWLEKAIPGKYANQLKEAQELLSLGETQKAEQILQDITAAEPNNQQAGALLARSIFYSDPQKALQLVNPIEPDSEFYETADAIKSFVKLFEYLDDPENLPEHSVKVGYLIAIKNLQNQDFNSALEHFIEVMRTDRDYDDDGARKTCIAIFKFLGEDSEITKGHRPAFSSALYA, from the coding sequence ATGAGTTACGACCTCCATGATTTCACCAAAGACGTCATCGATCGCAGTCACGAAATTCCGGTTTTGGTTGATTTTTGGGCAGAATGGTGCGGACCCTGTAAAATTCTGGGTCCGGTTTTAGAGGAATTGGCAGAGCAGCAAAAGGATAAATGGGAATTGATAAAACTGGATACCGAGCAACATAGCGAGCTTGCTGGCAAATACGGAATTCGCAGCATTCCGAATGTGAAATTGTTTGTTGATGGTGAAGTAAGGGACGAATTTGTCGGGGCTTTACCGAAAAATGCTATCGAAAAATGGCTGGAAAAAGCCATTCCCGGCAAATATGCAAACCAACTGAAAGAAGCACAAGAGCTTTTATCACTGGGAGAAACCCAAAAAGCCGAACAGATATTGCAAGACATCACTGCAGCCGAACCTAACAACCAACAAGCCGGAGCATTACTTGCGCGTTCAATCTTTTATTCAGATCCACAAAAGGCTTTACAGCTTGTCAACCCGATTGAGCCGGATTCTGAGTTTTATGAAACTGCTGATGCAATCAAATCCTTTGTGAAATTGTTTGAGTATTTGGATGATCCTGAAAACCTGCCTGAACATTCGGTAAAGGTTGGCTATTTAATCGCGATTAAAAACTTGCAAAATCAAGATTTCAACAGCGCGTTGGAGCACTTCATCGAAGTCATGAGAACAGATCGTGATTATGATGATGACGGCGCCAGGAAAACCTGTATCGCTATTTTTAAGTTTCTGGGTGAAGATAGTGAAATTACAAAAGGACATCGCCCGGCATTTAGTAGCGCCCTGTATGCCTGA